The Edaphobacter flagellatus sequence CAGGAAGGCAGTGAGCCTTTCCTTGCCGGCGTCCTTACCTTCCTTCACCTCGCACTTGGCGAAGATGGTAAAGATGTCGGCAAAGCCCGCGTTGGTGATCCACATCTTCTCGCCATTAAGCGTATAGGTCTTGCCGTCTTCCGACAGCACCGCGCGTGTCCTCGCATTCACCGCATCTGAGCCGGACGTCGACTCCGAGAGTGCGTAAGCGCCGATGAACTCTCCGCTCGCGAGCTTGGGCAGATATTTTTTCTTCTGCTCCTCGGTGCCATACCAGACGATCGGCAGGGTGCCGATGCCGACATGCGCGGAGAAGGCAACCGAGAAGCTGCCCTGCTTGGCAATGTTGTCCGCAATGATGGCCGAGGTCACCTTGTCCATCTCCAAGCCACCGTATTCCTCGGGAATATCGACGGAGGTCAGGCCGAGTTCGCTTGCCTGCTTGATGAGCTTGCGCGTCACGGAAAAATCCTTGGCCTCAATCTGATCGGAGAGGGGCACGATTTCATTGGTTGCAAACTCTGTCGTCGTCTGCGCGATCTGGCGATGCTCCTCGCTGAAGTCTTCAGGAAAGAAGCAGTCGGCGGGGGCAGCGTTTGAGATAAGGAAACTTCCGCCGGGGATGATCTTTTTCTCGCTGGATATGGGAGTCGTCATTGTGGCCATTGCAATTTCTCCTTGCAGAAAACTTAGTTAGAAGCCTCGAAGATTCCGGCGGCTCCCATGCCTCCGCCGACACACATCGTCACCATGCCGTACTTCGCATTTCGTCGCGGCATCTCTCGCAGCAACGTCGCCGTAAGCTTGGCTCCAGTACAACCGAGTGGATGGCCGAGTGCGATGGCTCCTCCGTTGACGTTGAGCTTGGCTGGATCGATGCCGAGCACTTTGATAACGGCGAGCGATTGTGCGGCAAAGGCTTCGTTGAGTTCGATCACGTCGATCTGATCCAACGTTAGGCCTGCCATCTTCAGCGCTTTGGGAATCGCATGAATCGGGCCGATACCCATCTCCTCCGGATCGCAGCCTGCATAGGCAAAGGCGATGAACTTTGCCATCGGTTTAATGCCTAGCGACTTCGCGCGCTCTGCCGACATAACAACGGCAGCAGCCGCGCCATCCGAGGTCTGCGACGAGTTGCCCGCCGTCACTGTTCCCTTGGCGTGGAAGACCGGCTTCAGCTTCGCGAGTGCTTCCAATGAAGTATCGGCACGCGGCCCCTCGTCGATTTTGAATACCGATTCCACTGGCTTCGCCTTGCCCTTGCCATTCGGTGTTGTTGTCGTTACTGCCACGGGAACGATTTCGTCATCGAACCTGCCAGCGGCGATCGCGGCCAAAGCTTTCTGGTGACTCTCAAATGAAAACTGGTCCATCGCCTCGCGCGTAATGCCGTAATGTACGGCAACTCGCTCCGCCGTCAGTCCCATCGACATGTAGGAACCAGGGTAGTTATCGACCAGCCACGGATTGACGGAGATTTTGTTGCCGCCGAAAGGTACGTACGACATGCTCTCCGTGCCGCCGGCAACGATCACATCGGCAGAGCCTCCGCGAATACGATCCGCCGCGAGCGCGATACTCTGCAGGCCGGATGCACAGTAACGATTAATCGTCATCGCGGATGCGGTCACCGGCAGACCGGCGCGAAAGCTGGCAACGCGGGCGACGTTCATGCCCTGCTCGGCCTCGGGCATCGCGCAGCCAAGGATCACGTCCTCGATCTCTGATTGATCAAGTTGCGGAATGCGCTCAAGCGCTCCAGTAATAGCCGTGGCCGCCAGATCGTCGGGCCGCGTCGTGCGAAGCGTTCCGCGTGGAGCTTTACCAACTGGAGTGCGAACTGCGGAGGCGATGATGACTTCGTTCATGATGCTGATTCCTTCCTGCTAATTCCTCAGCGGCTTGCCGGTCTTGAGAGTAAAGGCGATGCGCTCCTGGGTCTTCTTCTCGCCGCACAGCGACACGAATGCTTCGCGCTCCAGATCGAGCAGGTATTGCTCGCTCACCGGCGTTCCCGGCGTCACCTTCCCTCCGGCAAGCGCATAGGCTACCCAGTTCGCGATCTTCACGTCATGGTCCGAGATGTACTGCCCCTCGCGCATTGTCCACACCGCAAGCTTCAACGTAGCCAGTACCGACTCTCCCGGAGCCGGAATATCGGTACGCGGCACCGGCGCGGCATAGCCTGCGTCCGCCAGGGCCCGTGCGCGAAGCTTGGCATCGGTCACCAAGCGGTCGCGGTTCACCGTGATGTTGTCGGATGGATACAAAAAGCCAAGCCCTTTAGCCTCTGCGGCACTGGTCGAGACTGTCGCTTTGGCAATCGTCTCGAAATTTTTCTTGATTGCCTCGAAGATCTCGACACCCTCGCCGCGGGCATCGAGACGAATGCTCGATCCGGCTTCAATACCACGCAGCAGCATCTCCTTGCAGCCACCACCGCCCGGAATCAGGCCGACGCCAGCCTCGACCAAACCCATGTAGAGCTCTGCGTGTGGCTGACGCGCTGCGGCGTGCAGGCTGATCTCGACGCCACCACCCAGACACATGCCATACGGAGCCACAACCACAGGCCGCGGACAGAACTTGATGATCTGCGTCATGTTCTGGAAGGACCTCACCATCAGGTCAACCTCGTCCCACTCCTCTTCCTGAATCGCGAGCAGAAGCTGCATCAGGTTGGCGCCCACTGAAAAATTGGCCGAGTCGCCCGTGATGACAAAGGCTTCGAAATTTGCCACCTGCTCGCTCGCAGGCTTCAGCACCTGCGTAATCAGCGAGACGATATCGCCACCCAGCGCGTTCATCTTCGAGTGCAGCTCAATCGCCGCGACTCCATCCCCAAGGTCTACGACCGATGCGCCGGGATTTTTCTTCACGACTCCATGCGCCTTCTTGATGATGGCGACCGAACCTGTGCCCTCAGCAGCGGGGACAGGTTTGTAGCTTGCACTGAATGGATCGAAGTAGAGCCTTCCACTGGGTACGCTCGCATCATCCTTATACCAATTGGGATTTGGCTCGCCGTTCTTCTCCGCCCACACAAGAAGCTTTTCTACATTTGCGGCGATGGGAGCTCCAGCTGCGCGCATCTTCTCCGTCGTAGCACGTACCCCTACGGCATCGAACAACTCAAACGGGCCAAGCTCCCAGTTGAACCCGGTCCGCATCGCCCTATCCACCTCAACAATGTTCTCTGCCGGCTCACCCGCTTTGTCCGAGACTCTATTCGCTGCATACGTAAACAGCTCCGTCAGCAGCGGCCAATAAAATGCAGCAGCTTTGTCGCTCCTGGCATCGCCGTGCAGCAGCTGGCTCACGCGCGCGGCGGTAGACTCGACATTCTTCGCCATCTCCAGCGCGGAAAACTTTGGCCGGCCCGCGGGCTGATACTCCAGCGTCTTCCAGTCGAGCGCAAGCCGAATGTCACGTCCCTCGGCGTCCTTGCCCGCCTTCTTGTAGAAACCCTGGCCAGCCTTATCGCCGATCCACTTTTTCTCGAGCATGGTGTCGATGAAAGCGGGAATCTTTACGTCGGTGCGCTCGTCTCCAATCGCAGCGGCCTTCGATTCAAAGTTGTGCGCGACGTGAGCCAGCACGTCGATCCCAACCATGTCGCCTAACCGAAACGTTCCTGTCTTCGGCCAGCCGACTGCAGAGCCTGTCAGTGCGTCCACCTCTTCGACGGTGAGCCCTTGCTGCTGCATCAGCCGAATGGCGTTGCCCATGGAGAATGTACCGATGCGGTTGGCGATGAAGTTTGGCGTATCGCGTGACCGCACGATCGCCTTGCCAAGCCTCTGGTCGCAGAAGTGTGCAATCGTTGCCACTGCCGCCGGGTCTGTCTCTGCCAGCGGAATGATCTCAAGCAGACGCATATAGCGTGGCGGATTGAAGAAGTGTGTGCCAAAGAAGAGTGGCCTGACTTCGGCTGGAAGCCCCTCAGCGAGACTCGCAATCGGCAGGCCGCTGGTGTTGCTGGTAAGAATCGCATCGCCCCG is a genomic window containing:
- a CDS encoding acetyl-CoA C-acyltransferase — protein: MNEVIIASAVRTPVGKAPRGTLRTTRPDDLAATAITGALERIPQLDQSEIEDVILGCAMPEAEQGMNVARVASFRAGLPVTASAMTINRYCASGLQSIALAADRIRGGSADVIVAGGTESMSYVPFGGNKISVNPWLVDNYPGSYMSMGLTAERVAVHYGITREAMDQFSFESHQKALAAIAAGRFDDEIVPVAVTTTTPNGKGKAKPVESVFKIDEGPRADTSLEALAKLKPVFHAKGTVTAGNSSQTSDGAAAAVVMSAERAKSLGIKPMAKFIAFAYAGCDPEEMGIGPIHAIPKALKMAGLTLDQIDVIELNEAFAAQSLAVIKVLGIDPAKLNVNGGAIALGHPLGCTGAKLTATLLREMPRRNAKYGMVTMCVGGGMGAAGIFEASN
- a CDS encoding 3-hydroxyacyl-CoA dehydrogenase/enoyl-CoA hydratase family protein encodes the protein MDSNNSASRTIRKVAVLGAGTMGSRIAAHIANAGLPVVLLDIVPPGIDAAAPKQERNRIVLSALDGLKKSKPAAFYAVESAKLITPGNFQDDMGSIADCDWIIEAVAENLEIKHALYAQVVKHRRGDAILTSNTSGLPIASLAEGLPAEVRPLFFGTHFFNPPRYMRLLEIIPLAETDPAAVATIAHFCDQRLGKAIVRSRDTPNFIANRIGTFSMGNAIRLMQQQGLTVEEVDALTGSAVGWPKTGTFRLGDMVGIDVLAHVAHNFESKAAAIGDERTDVKIPAFIDTMLEKKWIGDKAGQGFYKKAGKDAEGRDIRLALDWKTLEYQPAGRPKFSALEMAKNVESTAARVSQLLHGDARSDKAAAFYWPLLTELFTYAANRVSDKAGEPAENIVEVDRAMRTGFNWELGPFELFDAVGVRATTEKMRAAGAPIAANVEKLLVWAEKNGEPNPNWYKDDASVPSGRLYFDPFSASYKPVPAAEGTGSVAIIKKAHGVVKKNPGASVVDLGDGVAAIELHSKMNALGGDIVSLITQVLKPASEQVANFEAFVITGDSANFSVGANLMQLLLAIQEEEWDEVDLMVRSFQNMTQIIKFCPRPVVVAPYGMCLGGGVEISLHAAARQPHAELYMGLVEAGVGLIPGGGGCKEMLLRGIEAGSSIRLDARGEGVEIFEAIKKNFETIAKATVSTSAAEAKGLGFLYPSDNITVNRDRLVTDAKLRARALADAGYAAPVPRTDIPAPGESVLATLKLAVWTMREGQYISDHDVKIANWVAYALAGGKVTPGTPVSEQYLLDLEREAFVSLCGEKKTQERIAFTLKTGKPLRN